A DNA window from Barnesiella intestinihominis YIT 11860 contains the following coding sequences:
- a CDS encoding abortive infection family protein: MDKISPKYQMQLIKSIEQALWQEYGSYKEMLQYILKWHETSSGFNSYINYTENFKVCYKDNDEKNIDVYSTLHGIDGETLLKMAIDLGVETPDFIPSIPVFRNEIKSNYQTASKTFEKAFKCIENDPSTAIGLANSALESIAKEILQDKRLKIQYNPKDTLYKLTQNILKAFGMFPSENIPMEIKTICSNLLGIGKSIEDLRSTKTEFHGKVNGDYIVSESVFVYLCFNSICTVGLFLLSYYKEIFPKQQIEQSESIDDVLPF, from the coding sequence ATGGATAAAATATCTCCAAAATATCAAATGCAGTTGATTAAGAGTATAGAGCAAGCTCTTTGGCAAGAATACGGTTCATATAAAGAAATGTTGCAATATATCTTGAAGTGGCATGAAACAAGCAGTGGTTTTAATTCCTATATCAATTACACGGAAAATTTTAAGGTCTGTTATAAGGATAATGATGAAAAAAATATAGATGTCTATTCTACATTACATGGTATAGATGGGGAGACATTGCTGAAAATGGCAATCGATTTAGGCGTTGAAACTCCTGATTTTATACCTTCTATCCCCGTTTTTAGGAATGAAATAAAGTCTAATTATCAAACAGCAAGTAAGACTTTTGAAAAAGCATTTAAGTGTATCGAGAATGATCCGAGTACCGCTATTGGTTTAGCGAATTCAGCATTAGAGAGTATTGCCAAAGAAATTTTGCAAGATAAACGATTAAAGATACAGTATAATCCCAAAGATACATTATACAAACTTACACAAAATATATTGAAGGCATTCGGTATGTTCCCGAGTGAAAATATACCTATGGAAATAAAGACAATTTGTAGTAATTTGTTAGGTATAGGGAAGTCGATAGAAGATCTTAGAAGTACTAAAACAGAGTTTCATGGGAAAGTAAATGGGGATTATATTGTATCAGAGTCTGTTTTTGTTTATTTGTGTTTCAATTCTATATGTACAGTAGGTCTGTTTTTACTTTCGTATTATAAGGAGATATTTCCTAAACAACAAATTGAACAGTCAGAGAGCATTGATGATGTTTTGCCTTTTTAA
- a CDS encoding type II toxin-antitoxin system HicA family toxin has product MKVLKTSLVLKLLLDDGWEIVHQRGSHRQLKHPVKKGKVTLNGKPSDDIWGDNLKSVEKQSGLKF; this is encoded by the coding sequence ATGAAAGTTCTAAAAACAAGCTTGGTTCTTAAATTGTTGCTCGACGATGGCTGGGAAATCGTTCATCAGAGAGGGAGCCATCGACAGCTAAAACACCCGGTGAAAAAAGGGAAGGTAACGTTGAACGGCAAACCTTCCGATGACATCTGGGGCGATAACCTGAAAAGCGTGGAGAAACAATCGGGGCTAAAATTTTAG